The following proteins are co-located in the Armatimonadota bacterium genome:
- the asnB gene encoding asparagine synthase (glutamine-hydrolyzing) encodes MCGIGGILDFRLDRRELGNALARMNKATEHRGPDGSGIQQWEHHNLGFCHQRLSIIDLRDVASQPMTSSCGRFSITFNGEIYNFQDLKVYLGPRLEQLRSSSDTEVLLELIAEIGVDAAVQKLNGMFAFAVWDHEDQSLTLVRDRVGVKPLIYAPLPNGGVVFASELSAITASGLIEPELDLNSVANYLRFLHVPAPHTICKGVYKLPAGTTVRFGPGISDQQPVPYWSLDDVISQRQVPMTFHQSVSELDQLLRDSVSRRMISDVPIGSFLSAGIDSTAVTAIMSQVSTTPVSTFTMGFDVEGFSEAAAARRIAEHLGTDHHEHIVTANQALDLIPTMATVYDEPFADPSQIPTYLVSKFAKQKITVALSGDGGDELFGGYPIYYASRKFWNLARNLPYPVRSLAGSAFGALNPQAMNKFGQAVPGLPRDLGNKLHKLGAMMRKRGELESHASLVSRWLHPESILCSETQSHSEFDDPALMNSGMDPTERLMYLTTKLQLPDQMLTKVDRASMRNGLEVRDPLLDYRVLQFAWQMPFEHKIQGMTGKRVLRKLVSQYVPDELMNQPKWGFSPPLDDWLRGPLRPWVEELLCVHNLESTGIFDPKPVRKVWEDHHAGRRNAQLQVWPIIMLQAWLQQQSSVAAESIKLAA; translated from the coding sequence ATGTGCGGAATTGGCGGAATTCTAGATTTCAGGTTGGATCGGCGAGAGCTAGGCAATGCGCTTGCCCGAATGAACAAGGCCACCGAGCACCGCGGGCCCGATGGATCTGGCATTCAGCAATGGGAGCACCACAACCTGGGTTTCTGCCACCAGAGGCTCTCAATCATCGACCTCAGAGATGTCGCAAGCCAGCCAATGACCTCTTCCTGCGGACGCTTTTCGATCACGTTCAACGGTGAGATTTACAATTTTCAAGACCTAAAGGTCTATCTCGGCCCTAGGCTAGAGCAACTTAGGTCGTCTTCGGATACTGAAGTGCTCCTGGAGCTGATCGCCGAAATCGGTGTTGATGCCGCCGTCCAAAAGCTGAACGGAATGTTTGCCTTCGCCGTTTGGGATCATGAAGATCAATCCCTGACCTTGGTCCGCGACCGGGTGGGCGTCAAACCCCTCATCTACGCACCGCTTCCAAATGGTGGGGTGGTCTTTGCGAGCGAGCTCAGTGCCATCACCGCATCCGGTCTAATCGAGCCAGAACTAGACCTCAACTCTGTTGCCAACTATCTCCGATTCTTGCACGTTCCAGCTCCACACACAATTTGCAAGGGAGTCTACAAACTTCCTGCCGGCACGACAGTGCGATTCGGTCCTGGAATATCGGATCAGCAACCTGTGCCGTACTGGTCTTTGGACGATGTCATCTCGCAGAGACAAGTCCCCATGACCTTTCATCAGTCCGTGAGTGAACTTGATCAGCTCCTGCGCGATTCGGTTTCGCGGCGGATGATTTCCGATGTGCCAATTGGCAGTTTTCTTAGCGCGGGGATCGACTCGACTGCAGTGACCGCGATCATGTCGCAGGTGTCGACCACTCCGGTGAGTACGTTTACGATGGGCTTCGACGTCGAGGGGTTCAGCGAGGCTGCCGCCGCTCGCCGCATTGCAGAGCACCTAGGAACCGACCATCACGAGCACATTGTTACCGCAAACCAAGCACTCGACCTGATTCCGACGATGGCGACAGTCTACGACGAACCGTTTGCTGATCCTTCCCAAATCCCGACATACCTCGTTTCAAAGTTTGCAAAGCAGAAAATCACGGTCGCGTTGTCTGGCGACGGTGGTGATGAACTGTTTGGCGGATATCCGATCTATTACGCCAGCCGAAAATTCTGGAATCTGGCGCGTAACCTGCCATATCCAGTTCGGTCGCTCGCAGGTTCAGCCTTTGGTGCGCTCAACCCACAAGCGATGAACAAGTTCGGCCAAGCAGTGCCCGGATTACCTCGCGACTTGGGGAATAAGCTCCACAAGCTTGGCGCGATGATGCGAAAGCGCGGCGAACTTGAATCTCATGCGTCGCTCGTGAGCCGTTGGCTTCATCCCGAATCAATTCTCTGTTCCGAAACGCAATCACATTCCGAATTCGACGATCCAGCACTGATGAACAGCGGCATGGACCCAACGGAACGGCTAATGTATCTGACGACAAAGCTCCAACTGCCGGATCAGATGCTCACTAAAGTCGATCGAGCCAGCATGCGAAACGGTCTCGAAGTCCGCGACCCGCTCCTCGACTATCGGGTGCTTCAGTTCGCCTGGCAAATGCCTTTTGAACACAAGATTCAGGGAATGACCGGCAAGCGAGTGTTGCGCAAACTCGTTTCCCAATACGTACCGGACGAGCTGATGAACCAGCCCAAATGGGGATTCAGTCCGCCTCTGGATGACTGGCTTCGTGGCCCGCTACGGCCATGGGTCGAAGAGTTGCTCTGCGTTCATAACCTCGAATCAACTGGCATCTTCGATCCAAAACCAGTCCGAAAGGTGTGGGAAGATCATCATGCTGGCAGGCGAAATGCTCAGCTTCAGGTGTGGCCGATCATCATGCTACAGGCATGGCTGCAACAACAATCCAGCGTCGCCGCAGAATCCATTAAGCTGGCAGCGTAA
- a CDS encoding DinB family protein, whose amino-acid sequence MKVQEFLAQGTEKSASELIRQAGRLPADKLTWQPADTARNALDQVAECAVIGRFIPNILETRETPKFDEESMARFKAAKEELDTLEKASEALQASTALTAAAIRAMPDEALEETMQFFGPEPWTILQIMGMHKWNMDYHCGQICYIQTLLGDKDMF is encoded by the coding sequence ATGAAAGTTCAAGAATTTCTTGCACAAGGGACCGAGAAGTCGGCGAGTGAGCTGATCCGACAAGCAGGACGATTGCCAGCAGACAAGTTGACTTGGCAACCCGCCGACACGGCACGCAACGCGTTGGATCAGGTTGCAGAGTGCGCGGTGATCGGCAGGTTCATTCCAAACATTTTGGAAACACGCGAAACTCCGAAGTTCGACGAGGAAAGCATGGCGCGGTTCAAGGCTGCGAAGGAAGAGCTGGACACCTTGGAGAAGGCGAGCGAAGCTCTGCAAGCCTCAACTGCGTTGACAGCGGCGGCCATTCGAGCGATGCCCGATGAAGCTCTCGAAGAAACCATGCAATTTTTTGGTCCTGAGCCGTGGACTATCTTGCAGATCATGGGGATGCACAAGTGGAATATGGATTACCACTGCGGCCAGATTTGCTATATCCAAACGCTGCTCGGCGACAAAGATATGTTCTGA
- a CDS encoding aldehyde dehydrogenase family protein, with the protein MSPQLLSTHAEIISRLIPNLASFEGTDLVVTTPVDGSTIANLKFDTVDQVNAKIDLSVKAFNEWRVIPGPRRGELVRLFGEKLREKKEDLAMLVTLECGKILEEGRGEVQEMIDICDYAVGLSRQLYGLTIASERKDHVMQENWLPLGPVGIISAFNFPVAVWAWNACLALVCGDSCLWKPSEKTPLTALASQAILDEVLADFADAPKGLSQVILGAVEQGNALVESTKVPLISATGSTRMGRTVGPKVAARFGRSLLELGGNNAMIITPSADLDVAIPSILFGSVGTAGQRCTTTRRVICHRSLVDKVFATLKKAYLQIGETKIGNPLNAGTLVGPLIDGAAFDMMQSALGRVKAEATEIVGGHRVLDSEYPGGYYVHPALVLLPKQSETIFEETFAPITYLFPYDTLEEAMQVHNEVPQGLSSTIMTTDVRDAEYFKRHSDCGIANVNIGTSGAEIGGAFGGEKETGGGRESGSDSWRAYMRRQTSTTFFGREKPALAQGIKFDLD; encoded by the coding sequence ATGAGTCCACAACTCCTTTCCACCCACGCAGAGATCATTTCACGGCTGATTCCAAACCTCGCCAGCTTTGAAGGAACCGATCTCGTGGTGACCACACCCGTGGATGGCTCAACCATCGCCAACCTAAAATTTGATACTGTCGATCAGGTCAATGCGAAGATTGATCTCTCCGTCAAGGCGTTTAACGAATGGCGCGTGATTCCAGGACCACGGCGCGGTGAACTGGTGCGGCTCTTCGGCGAAAAGCTCCGCGAGAAGAAGGAAGACCTCGCCATGCTCGTCACATTGGAGTGCGGCAAGATCCTCGAAGAAGGCCGCGGCGAAGTCCAGGAGATGATCGACATTTGCGACTACGCCGTTGGGCTCAGTCGCCAACTCTACGGCCTCACAATCGCCAGTGAACGAAAGGACCACGTGATGCAAGAAAACTGGCTGCCTCTCGGTCCGGTCGGCATCATTTCTGCATTCAATTTCCCTGTCGCTGTTTGGGCTTGGAACGCATGCTTGGCACTCGTTTGCGGCGATTCGTGCCTCTGGAAGCCGAGCGAGAAGACCCCGCTGACAGCACTCGCATCGCAAGCGATTCTCGATGAAGTTCTGGCTGATTTTGCCGACGCTCCGAAGGGATTGAGTCAGGTGATTCTTGGCGCGGTCGAACAAGGCAACGCGCTCGTCGAGAGCACCAAGGTTCCTTTGATCAGCGCGACCGGTTCTACTCGTATGGGCAGAACGGTCGGACCAAAAGTTGCGGCCAGATTTGGTCGATCACTTCTCGAACTCGGCGGCAACAACGCCATGATCATCACGCCTTCAGCCGATTTGGACGTTGCGATTCCAAGCATCCTGTTCGGTTCGGTCGGCACAGCGGGACAACGCTGCACGACCACCCGGCGCGTGATTTGCCACCGCTCGCTCGTGGACAAAGTTTTTGCCACGCTCAAGAAAGCTTACTTGCAGATTGGAGAGACTAAAATCGGTAATCCGTTGAATGCCGGCACGTTGGTCGGCCCGCTCATTGACGGCGCGGCATTCGACATGATGCAATCTGCGCTCGGCCGAGTAAAAGCAGAAGCCACCGAGATCGTGGGCGGTCACCGAGTATTGGACAGCGAATATCCTGGCGGATACTACGTGCATCCAGCGCTGGTTTTGCTACCAAAACAATCGGAAACAATCTTTGAAGAGACGTTCGCGCCGATCACATATCTGTTCCCTTACGACACGCTGGAAGAAGCGATGCAGGTTCACAATGAGGTTCCGCAAGGCCTCAGTTCCACGATCATGACAACTGACGTCCGGGACGCAGAGTATTTCAAGCGCCACAGCGATTGCGGAATCGCGAACGTGAACATTGGCACCAGCGGCGCAGAGATTGGCGGCGCATTCGGTGGCGAGAAGGAAACCGGAGGTGGACGAGAATCCGGTTCAGATAGCTGGCGCGCTTACATGCGACGGCAAACCAGCACGACCTTTTTTGGTCGAGAAAAGCCAGCCCTCGCCCAAGGAATCAAGTTCGACTTGGACTAA
- the cadA gene encoding cadmium-translocating P-type ATPase, with the protein MSHLETEIKIEGMHCAACVGRVERALKKLPTVESAQVNLTDNTALVVHSPDLTPEQVAETVTKSGYPAEVLSDTSATPDLSPSTSNLLIAGAFTLPIFLLSMFWHHRPEPINWLLLALSIPVYAWSGREFFSEAYQLAKQRASSMATLVALGSAAAFAMSIYGLIAYAGNSHHQNEHIYFETGAVIITLVLLGRYLESSAKTRMSGAIKKLIQLAPPMVIRVQEDGTENEVPLDQVKVGDALKILPGASIPVDGELVSGASFVNEAMLTGESNLIEKRVGDTVFAGTLNTNGSFVMRANLVGKQTLLAGIIRAVRRAQSSKAPIQNLADKVSSVFVPSIIALSILTALVSIATGVPIEGALIRAVAVLVIACPCALGLATPTALIVSTGRAAELGILIKDGEVLERAASTKTIFFDKTGTLTEGQPRLTSLSDETHLQTIVSLEAMSEHPLARAIVTYAQERGIEPKPVEMFESIPGKGVSGTVDGTKFSVVSKRDTEHEVTTSALLDEVGNELASMTFEDSIRSEAHQAVSKLNAIGIATTMITGDNQKIADRVAAEIKIKHAFASKSPSEKLSIVRESQGASGFVGDGINDAPALAQADIGFALSGGSGVALETAGVTLMRNDLRLVPTTILLARSTVKTIKSNLVWAFCYNVLMIPLAMVGKLNPMAAAAAMALSSVTVVLNSLRLRRFKNSDF; encoded by the coding sequence ATGTCTCATTTGGAAACAGAAATCAAGATCGAAGGCATGCACTGCGCCGCCTGTGTTGGTCGGGTCGAACGCGCACTTAAGAAGCTCCCCACTGTCGAATCCGCACAGGTCAACCTAACCGACAACACGGCTTTGGTCGTGCATTCGCCCGATCTCACTCCAGAACAAGTCGCTGAAACAGTCACAAAATCTGGCTACCCCGCCGAGGTTCTGAGCGACACTTCTGCGACTCCAGACCTCAGCCCAAGCACATCAAATTTGTTGATAGCAGGGGCATTCACCCTGCCGATTTTTCTACTTTCGATGTTCTGGCACCATCGCCCAGAGCCCATCAATTGGCTGCTCCTGGCGTTGTCTATTCCTGTTTATGCATGGTCCGGTCGTGAATTCTTTTCAGAGGCATACCAGCTTGCAAAGCAGCGGGCGAGCAGTATGGCCACACTGGTCGCATTAGGTTCAGCGGCGGCCTTCGCCATGAGCATTTATGGGCTAATCGCCTACGCAGGCAATTCCCATCATCAAAACGAGCATATCTATTTCGAAACCGGTGCCGTGATCATCACCTTGGTATTGCTCGGGAGATACCTCGAATCCTCCGCAAAGACACGCATGTCTGGTGCGATCAAAAAGTTGATTCAACTCGCTCCACCGATGGTGATCCGGGTTCAGGAAGATGGAACGGAAAATGAAGTCCCACTAGACCAGGTCAAAGTCGGAGATGCCCTCAAAATTCTGCCTGGTGCTTCCATTCCTGTGGATGGCGAGCTTGTCAGCGGTGCCTCATTTGTGAATGAAGCCATGCTCACGGGCGAATCAAACCTCATTGAAAAGCGAGTGGGCGACACGGTTTTTGCTGGAACACTCAACACCAATGGTAGCTTCGTGATGCGTGCCAATCTGGTTGGCAAGCAGACCCTTTTGGCAGGCATCATCCGCGCGGTGCGCAGAGCGCAGTCGAGCAAGGCACCCATTCAGAATCTCGCAGATAAAGTCTCGAGCGTCTTTGTCCCATCGATCATCGCTCTCTCGATCCTGACCGCGTTGGTGAGCATAGCGACTGGAGTTCCAATCGAGGGCGCGCTGATCCGCGCTGTGGCCGTGCTCGTCATCGCATGCCCTTGCGCTCTGGGTTTGGCCACACCAACAGCATTGATCGTCAGCACCGGACGTGCAGCCGAACTTGGAATCCTGATCAAGGATGGCGAAGTCCTGGAGCGTGCCGCATCGACCAAAACCATCTTCTTCGACAAAACAGGCACGCTCACGGAAGGCCAACCACGGCTCACATCGCTGTCCGACGAAACGCATCTCCAAACGATTGTCAGCCTCGAAGCGATGAGCGAACATCCATTGGCGCGCGCGATCGTCACCTACGCCCAGGAGCGCGGCATTGAACCCAAACCCGTCGAAATGTTCGAGTCTATTCCTGGCAAAGGCGTGTCCGGAACCGTCGATGGAACCAAATTCTCCGTTGTCTCGAAACGCGACACGGAGCATGAAGTCACGACCAGCGCTCTCTTGGACGAAGTCGGCAACGAGCTGGCATCGATGACGTTTGAAGACTCAATCCGCTCAGAAGCGCATCAAGCTGTTTCTAAGCTCAATGCGATCGGTATCGCCACCACCATGATCACTGGCGACAACCAGAAAATCGCGGACCGAGTTGCTGCCGAAATCAAGATCAAGCATGCGTTTGCGAGCAAGTCGCCTTCCGAGAAGCTGAGCATTGTGCGAGAGAGTCAAGGCGCCTCAGGCTTTGTCGGCGATGGAATCAATGACGCACCAGCATTGGCTCAAGCCGACATCGGTTTTGCGCTATCGGGCGGTTCTGGCGTCGCTCTCGAAACCGCAGGAGTCACGCTGATGCGAAACGACTTGCGGCTCGTTCCCACCACCATCCTGCTTGCACGATCAACCGTCAAAACCATCAAGTCCAACCTCGTCTGGGCGTTTTGTTACAACGTGCTGATGATCCCGCTGGCGATGGTCGGCAAACTCAATCCGATGGCGGCGGCGGCAGCGATGGCGCTATCCAGCGTGACCGTTGTATTGAACTCCTTGCGGCTCCGCAGGTTCAAAAACAGCGACTTTTGA
- a CDS encoding metal-sensitive transcriptional regulator, with protein MNEVTAKALDRRLARAEGQIAGIRSMIKDGRYCVDVLTQLSAAKAALDQIGAELVISHIDSCIIGHTTDSAHDCAQAMSHEDLVDELRTTLTRFIRS; from the coding sequence ATGAACGAAGTCACAGCAAAGGCTCTAGACCGCCGTCTTGCCCGAGCCGAAGGGCAGATCGCTGGCATTAGGTCGATGATCAAGGACGGACGATACTGTGTAGACGTGCTCACTCAGCTCTCCGCTGCCAAAGCTGCGCTAGATCAAATCGGCGCAGAACTCGTGATCAGTCACATCGACTCTTGCATTATCGGGCACACCACAGACTCCGCCCACGATTGCGCCCAAGCGATGTCCCACGAAGACCTTGTGGACGAACTGAGAACCACTTTAACTCGCTTCATTCGTTCCTAA
- a CDS encoding SOS response-associated peptidase, producing MCARFGLIVSPHQFQFLFGTELQSDLARDDLRPTDQAEIITTLGSAVPMRWGLIPYWADDPKVGVRAFNARSETVTEKPTFREPFKRSRCLVPASHFFEWSDKQKIKITVQGQPLIAFAGLYDQWNGINSFTIITTEAQGRMAEIHDRMPLILPQERFEDWLIGPSPESLLHPIVHPFEFDPEPSGPQQANLF from the coding sequence GTGTGCGCCAGATTCGGATTGATCGTCAGCCCTCATCAATTCCAGTTCCTTTTTGGGACTGAACTGCAATCAGACTTGGCTCGCGACGACCTGCGCCCGACGGACCAAGCCGAGATCATCACCACTCTGGGATCGGCGGTGCCGATGCGATGGGGGCTCATTCCGTATTGGGCAGACGATCCCAAAGTCGGCGTGCGAGCTTTCAACGCCAGAAGCGAAACGGTCACCGAAAAGCCCACCTTCCGCGAGCCTTTCAAGCGGTCGAGGTGCCTTGTCCCTGCAAGCCACTTCTTTGAGTGGAGCGATAAACAGAAGATCAAGATCACGGTTCAAGGGCAACCCCTGATCGCCTTTGCCGGGCTGTACGACCAGTGGAACGGCATCAACAGTTTCACCATAATCACAACCGAGGCACAAGGCCGCATGGCAGAAATCCACGACCGAATGCCACTGATCCTCCCTCAGGAGCGATTTGAAGATTGGTTGATAGGGCCGTCACCAGAATCGCTCCTACATCCGATCGTTCACCCATTCGAGTTTGACCCCGAACCATCTGGCCCGCAACAAGCCAACCTGTTTTGA
- a CDS encoding DNA polymerase III subunit alpha — translation MAGTDPVIAKWREAGKWWEFEPYKEFTRISGEKREIVKTSKSLGLSFSKNQNKSPENHKEEWNLRERKIRDEKVAAACGQLPPQYYELQAAQKETAWSVITGAGSSTPLRNQGYVALHCLSGYTFGRSVMLAEEIATLCALGGCSAAAIVDQFSLAGAIEFSKACKRNGIQPLIGMSVELEEGGWIVLIAKSKRGYRCLSLLATECHLSEERLFPLANWNRLAKHSLDLICLTGGDLGPIDRRLARKDYADAAEILDRLIGIYGSSNVFVEIERSHLPWQRKVEKLLLELATEKGVLAVAGGVVTHARRDQFIAQDVLVCADTLCLIDEVIGRKPTRSDQQPQIPPVPIRAINAERFLKTEHEMSTLFHDRIDLIENARKISENCDLDVLPGRTSLPPLFPDDALALREIIDINKFSAYKKITRKIDSRLGYELERVISLGFSTHFLVAFDMVRWSKEQGIQLSGRGSVVDSALAYVLGFSRIDAIQHNLHFDRFLPSDGNKRPDIDIDFEARRRDDVRGYLTQKYGVERVATVCAFGAYCSRGIVREVGKVFGIPDHLIGFLAKKIHGGVAPDKIEQALQNRPELREHHIPIERFRWVIRLAERLMDVPRNIRSHSSGVVISSQPIAETVPVQWGGAGSSKIAENSDKFLRIIQWDKRSSKVAFDKFDILCLRGQDVLSDIHDKVTVKDQDFDVSKVTLEDEEAYRAFRSGELIGIPQSASPAMRQAHVRLKTQNLEDASLVQAGIRPGVGGAVKMNELIARRSGSKPYSFLHPKLEEILGHTYGIIVFQEQVDQLLQEFCGCSSGEAEDIRDSIHKRRREDFGQMIKEKIIERVLSNGHSVAIAEQVFDYVAGFKGYGFAQGHALAFAEISVRCVHLMQNHPAEYFAALLNAQPAGYYGPCTIANEARSRGVSFARPCVNSSSLGFIVDETRCEESGLIVPGGSIRIGFHQIQGLSKGTKRKIEEIHEKLVDSGEDQDQQPFHSAPLRFNTRVKTATQPLPKSQKRAAFSSFFDFVHQVQPNRDELEQLILAGAFDCFCTHRRALLWAVPSAYQYSKSLQGGGENPMLPMLIPEPELHTHLADMDEQERAAYERMVLCMDVDAHLMAFERPRIAGKAVTTQEARRLTPGVPAIVVGNPIRLRFPPTPSGKRVVFFDLEDETGLLNVTCFDRVYQECGKAIVTAPYVTLFGESQNRDGHTAFLASRVIPYRPMLLRDRIHQLPVRNGDFLMGGNTTPKLA, via the coding sequence ATGGCTGGCACTGATCCTGTGATCGCCAAATGGAGAGAGGCCGGAAAGTGGTGGGAGTTTGAACCTTACAAAGAATTTACGCGAATTTCTGGCGAAAAGCGAGAGATCGTCAAGACCTCTAAGAGCTTGGGACTGAGTTTCTCAAAAAATCAAAATAAATCACCAGAAAATCACAAGGAGGAATGGAATCTCCGTGAGCGGAAAATTCGAGACGAGAAAGTAGCGGCGGCATGTGGCCAACTTCCTCCGCAGTACTACGAGCTTCAAGCCGCCCAAAAAGAAACAGCCTGGTCTGTCATCACAGGAGCAGGGAGCAGCACGCCACTGCGGAACCAGGGCTATGTCGCTCTGCATTGCCTTTCAGGCTACACGTTTGGTCGCTCGGTGATGCTTGCTGAGGAGATTGCGACTCTGTGCGCCTTGGGAGGCTGCTCGGCTGCCGCCATAGTCGATCAGTTCAGTCTGGCCGGGGCGATTGAATTTTCAAAGGCTTGTAAGCGCAATGGGATTCAGCCCTTGATCGGCATGAGTGTCGAGCTTGAAGAAGGTGGGTGGATTGTGTTGATCGCGAAAAGCAAGCGCGGATATCGGTGCCTCAGCCTTCTTGCTACGGAATGTCATCTGAGTGAAGAGCGGCTTTTTCCCTTAGCGAATTGGAATCGTTTGGCGAAACACAGCCTCGATTTGATCTGCCTGACTGGGGGTGATCTTGGGCCGATCGATCGCAGGCTTGCTCGCAAAGACTACGCTGATGCCGCAGAGATACTCGACCGGCTGATTGGAATCTATGGCTCATCGAACGTGTTCGTTGAGATCGAGCGAAGCCATCTTCCTTGGCAGAGAAAGGTTGAAAAGTTGCTGCTTGAATTGGCCACTGAAAAAGGGGTTCTCGCAGTTGCCGGAGGAGTCGTAACCCATGCTCGCCGGGATCAGTTCATTGCGCAGGATGTGCTCGTTTGTGCAGACACTTTGTGCTTGATCGACGAAGTGATCGGAAGGAAGCCAACTCGCTCCGACCAGCAACCGCAGATTCCACCCGTTCCTATTCGTGCTATCAATGCGGAACGGTTCCTAAAAACTGAGCACGAAATGTCAACGTTGTTTCACGATAGAATCGATCTGATAGAAAATGCGCGAAAAATATCCGAAAATTGCGATCTAGATGTTCTGCCTGGTCGTACAAGCCTGCCGCCATTGTTCCCAGACGACGCATTAGCCCTGCGAGAGATCATTGACATCAACAAATTTTCGGCGTACAAAAAAATTACTCGAAAAATAGATTCAAGGCTCGGTTATGAGCTAGAGCGAGTTATTTCGCTGGGATTTTCGACACATTTTCTGGTTGCCTTTGATATGGTTCGCTGGTCAAAAGAGCAAGGGATCCAGTTGAGCGGTCGGGGCTCGGTGGTGGATAGTGCGCTAGCCTATGTCCTCGGTTTCTCCCGGATCGATGCCATTCAACACAACTTGCATTTCGATCGGTTTCTACCCTCTGATGGAAACAAGCGACCAGATATTGACATCGATTTTGAAGCTAGGCGTCGTGACGATGTTCGTGGTTATCTGACCCAGAAATATGGTGTTGAGAGGGTCGCGACGGTTTGCGCTTTTGGTGCCTATTGCTCGCGAGGAATTGTGCGCGAAGTTGGAAAGGTGTTTGGAATTCCTGATCACCTCATAGGATTTCTTGCAAAGAAAATTCATGGTGGAGTTGCCCCGGATAAGATCGAACAAGCGCTACAAAATCGCCCAGAATTGCGCGAACATCATATTCCTATTGAACGATTTCGATGGGTCATTCGCCTCGCTGAGAGGCTGATGGACGTTCCGAGAAACATCCGCAGCCATTCTTCTGGGGTGGTGATCAGTTCACAGCCCATCGCAGAGACCGTGCCTGTACAATGGGGCGGAGCAGGGTCTTCAAAAATAGCGGAAAATAGCGATAAATTCCTGAGGATTATCCAATGGGACAAGCGCTCATCAAAAGTCGCCTTCGATAAATTCGATATCCTTTGTCTTCGTGGCCAGGACGTTCTAAGCGATATTCACGACAAAGTGACTGTCAAAGACCAAGACTTTGATGTCAGCAAGGTCACTTTGGAAGATGAAGAGGCATATCGTGCCTTTCGGAGCGGAGAGCTGATCGGTATTCCACAGTCCGCCTCGCCGGCAATGAGGCAAGCACATGTCCGCCTTAAAACCCAAAATCTTGAGGACGCTTCTTTGGTCCAAGCTGGAATCCGGCCAGGGGTTGGTGGCGCTGTGAAGATGAATGAACTGATCGCTCGTCGCTCAGGTTCAAAGCCGTATAGCTTTTTACACCCAAAATTAGAAGAAATTCTAGGCCACACCTACGGCATCATCGTGTTCCAAGAGCAGGTCGATCAGCTATTGCAAGAGTTCTGTGGGTGCAGTTCTGGCGAGGCCGAAGACATCCGCGATTCGATTCACAAGCGGCGAAGAGAAGACTTTGGCCAGATGATCAAGGAAAAAATCATCGAACGCGTGCTGTCAAACGGACACTCGGTCGCCATCGCTGAGCAAGTTTTTGACTACGTCGCTGGGTTCAAAGGATACGGATTTGCTCAAGGGCACGCGCTGGCATTTGCAGAAATTTCCGTGCGCTGTGTCCACCTCATGCAGAATCATCCCGCTGAGTATTTCGCTGCGTTATTGAATGCTCAGCCAGCAGGATATTACGGGCCGTGCACGATCGCTAACGAGGCGAGATCGCGTGGGGTGAGTTTTGCCCGTCCATGCGTGAACAGTAGTAGTCTTGGGTTCATTGTTGATGAAACTCGCTGTGAAGAATCTGGGCTCATTGTCCCTGGAGGTAGCATTCGGATCGGATTTCACCAGATTCAAGGTCTTTCAAAGGGCACGAAAAGAAAAATCGAAGAAATTCATGAAAAATTAGTGGATTCTGGTGAGGATCAAGACCAGCAGCCTTTTCACAGTGCTCCGCTTAGGTTCAACACTCGCGTGAAAACAGCGACGCAGCCATTGCCGAAGTCGCAGAAAAGGGCGGCATTCAGTAGCTTCTTTGATTTTGTACATCAAGTTCAGCCGAACCGCGATGAGCTAGAACAATTGATTCTTGCGGGAGCATTTGATTGCTTTTGTACTCATCGTAGGGCACTACTCTGGGCGGTGCCAAGCGCATATCAATATTCAAAATCTCTTCAAGGTGGCGGCGAGAATCCAATGTTGCCGATGCTCATTCCGGAGCCAGAACTGCACACCCACCTGGCAGATATGGATGAACAGGAGAGGGCAGCCTATGAGCGGATGGTCTTGTGTATGGATGTTGATGCACACCTGATGGCTTTCGAGCGGCCACGGATTGCAGGAAAGGCAGTCACCACGCAGGAGGCGCGTAGACTCACTCCTGGGGTGCCAGCGATTGTGGTGGGCAATCCAATCCGGCTTAGGTTTCCACCGACACCAAGTGGAAAGCGAGTGGTGTTCTTCGACCTCGAGGACGAAACCGGCCTACTGAATGTGACCTGCTTTGATCGCGTTTATCAGGAATGCGGCAAGGCAATCGTCACCGCGCCGTATGTCACTCTATTCGGAGAATCTCAAAACAGAGATGGACACACGGCGTTTTTGGCGTCACGGGTGATCCCATATCGCCCAATGTTGTTGCGTGACAGAATCCACCAACTCCCCGTGAGGAACGGTGACTTCTTGATGGGAGGGAATACTACGCCAAAATTAGCTTAG